In the genome of Acetobacter oryzifermentans, one region contains:
- a CDS encoding B12-binding domain-containing radical SAM protein: protein MTIDSCKVLMIFPLFNASSFWNYKEACDLAGARYPAAPLGLITVAALLPKHWEVKLVNRNTELLTDEDFVWADMVMTGGMLPQRNDALRIMEMCRISNKPVVVGGPDVTSSPDLYSAANFQVLGEAEEIMIDFITAWRRGDTQGVFKAPMGKTDVTKSPLPRFDLLKLDQYLHVGIQFSRGCPFSCEFCDIIELYGRVPRTKTNAQVIAELDALYALGYRGHVDFVDDNLIGNKKALKKFLPDLKLWQNKKKFPFEFSTEASINLADDTDLLRSLAETNFFAVFIGIESPDTDTLVMTQKKQNTRRSLQESITKIHEAGIFVNAGFIVGFDSEKSSVAAGMVECIEDTSIPVCMVGLLYALPTTQLTRRLLAEGRLFSGGEQTQSGDQCTAGLNFETNRPRRDVLNDYRTVLAEIYNPVAYFGRVRRMGRMLKRERAHKMIRGDLRSFARLLFRIHRAGPGTAKQFWRMMIDCALHNPKAIPYVVMTSALYLHLGPFSRQVVREIDREIQNVDEGRWHAPPVQVSPTAAAALLPA from the coding sequence GTGACGATCGATAGCTGCAAGGTCTTGATGATCTTTCCACTTTTTAATGCCAGTTCGTTCTGGAATTACAAAGAGGCCTGTGATCTGGCTGGGGCGCGCTATCCGGCGGCTCCGCTTGGTTTGATTACGGTTGCTGCGTTGCTTCCCAAACACTGGGAGGTTAAATTGGTGAACCGGAACACCGAGCTTCTGACAGATGAGGATTTCGTTTGGGCCGATATGGTGATGACCGGCGGAATGCTTCCCCAAAGAAATGACGCTCTGCGCATTATGGAAATGTGCCGCATCAGCAATAAACCAGTGGTGGTTGGTGGGCCGGATGTGACATCCAGCCCAGATTTGTATAGCGCGGCAAATTTTCAGGTGCTGGGTGAAGCTGAAGAAATCATGATTGATTTCATAACAGCTTGGCGGAGGGGGGACACGCAGGGCGTCTTTAAGGCCCCGATGGGGAAAACGGACGTTACAAAAAGCCCTTTGCCGCGTTTTGATCTGTTAAAGCTGGATCAGTATTTGCATGTAGGTATTCAGTTTTCACGTGGATGTCCGTTTAGCTGCGAGTTCTGCGATATTATTGAGCTTTATGGCCGTGTACCGCGAACCAAAACAAACGCGCAGGTTATTGCAGAGCTGGATGCATTGTATGCTCTTGGTTATCGGGGGCATGTGGATTTTGTTGATGATAATCTGATTGGTAACAAAAAAGCGCTTAAGAAGTTCTTGCCGGATTTGAAACTCTGGCAGAATAAAAAGAAATTTCCATTTGAGTTTTCAACCGAAGCATCCATCAACCTTGCAGATGATACGGATTTGCTGCGCAGTCTGGCAGAAACAAATTTCTTTGCTGTATTCATCGGGATTGAAAGCCCGGATACAGATACGCTGGTGATGACGCAGAAAAAACAGAATACTCGGCGCAGCTTGCAAGAAAGTATTACCAAAATTCATGAGGCTGGTATTTTTGTAAACGCTGGCTTTATTGTTGGCTTTGATAGCGAAAAAAGCAGTGTTGCAGCAGGGATGGTAGAATGTATTGAAGATACTTCCATTCCGGTTTGCATGGTTGGGTTACTTTATGCCCTGCCAACAACACAGCTTACGCGCCGCCTGCTAGCCGAGGGGCGCTTGTTTTCTGGGGGCGAGCAGACGCAATCTGGAGATCAGTGCACAGCGGGGCTGAATTTTGAAACAAACCGCCCGCGCCGCGATGTGTTGAATGATTACAGAACCGTTCTGGCAGAAATTTACAATCCAGTTGCATATTTTGGGCGTGTTCGACGGATGGGCCGGATGCTTAAGCGTGAGCGCGCCCATAAAATGATACGGGGTGATTTGCGCAGTTTTGCACGTTTGCTTTTCCGTATTCACCGTGCTGGCCCAGGAACAGCCAAACAATTCTGGCGTATGATGATTGATTGTGCCCTGCATAACCCAAAGGCAATACCTTATGTGGTTATGACGAGTGCACTTTATTTACATCTCGGCCCATTTTCACGGCAGGTGGTGCGTGAGATTGATAGGGAAATTCAGAATGTAGACGAGGGGCGCTGGCATGCTCCACCAGTGCAGGTTTCGCCAACGGCTGCGGCAGCACTTTTGCCTGCATAA
- a CDS encoding DUF4142 domain-containing protein, whose translation MKKTYFLVAALCVAAPAFAESLPERTGINSAMGIAPKTDDFIQGAVWSDLFEIQSSQQALSEPSLKDFASKMIEDHHKTSAELKQIVSDNNINNMLPVDVDESSQKKLDTLHGLHGESFVRQYRQDQITAHENALSLFQRYAKNGDNPALKKWAASTVPTLEEHLRLAKNLPQ comes from the coding sequence ATGAAAAAGACGTACTTTCTTGTTGCGGCTTTGTGTGTTGCTGCGCCAGCATTTGCAGAATCTTTACCAGAACGAACCGGCATAAATTCTGCAATGGGTATAGCCCCTAAAACGGATGATTTTATTCAAGGTGCTGTATGGAGCGATCTTTTCGAGATTCAATCCAGCCAACAGGCACTTTCAGAACCTTCTCTTAAAGATTTTGCATCTAAAATGATAGAAGATCATCATAAGACATCAGCAGAACTGAAGCAGATTGTAAGTGATAACAACATAAACAATATGCTTCCGGTTGACGTTGATGAATCAAGCCAAAAAAAGCTTGATACGCTCCACGGCCTGCATGGTGAAAGTTTCGTGCGGCAGTATAGGCAAGATCAGATAACGGCGCATGAAAATGCTCTCTCACTTTTCCAGCGTTATGCAAAAAATGGGGATAATCCTGCCTTGAAAAAGTGGGCCGCAAGCACTGTGCCAACGCTTGAAGAGCATCTGAGACTGGCAAAGAACTTGCCTCAGTAA
- a CDS encoding TonB-dependent receptor: protein MSFRVFCLNTLCVSSLLAGIAEGVFFPGYVQAEDIKPSHKPVHAPLSDTKQPSAGQTKKTIQGQNKQTTDTVAAKQEDLVVKASRSNRMYVTNGGDLGVLGHKKGLDVPFNIRSYNSSLILNQQSQTLGDVLLNDPTVRTTMGYGNYAQLFQIRGFTLYGDDIAIDGLYGVTPRQLVSPQLYDSVQVLNGASAFLNGAAPGGSAIGGNVNLIPKRAASTDITRVTGDYTSSGQGGGAFDLSRRFGKDRAYGFRFNAAGMDGETPIKGERHDDIALGGSFDWHNDDTRINMNMNYQKQQVFGGRSAIIVSSLATDMPTPKATSPSKNWGQRWAYTDLSYLFGTLNIEHDFGEHITTYAKFGAQSGNEMGNYATTTLSNSRTGDGSVGAMADAYNVMNEATQAGVRAHVNTGFIKHEINAGGSAIWEESDAAYAMSLVGESGNIYHPTQFTPNETFAGGNLRNPGRVSWNKLYSLFLSDTMTFWHDRIALTGGFRYQDILSDSYNYGSGSLLSHYNASAFSPVIGLVVHPVKNVALYFNRIQGLSAGTTVGSTYVNAGQTFAPYQSTQYEVGAKYDVGRFSAGVAFFQTSMPYGMTEPYGDTGESIYTQSGKQRNRGMELTFNGEILRGLRFNGGLTLIDAKQVHTAGGEYNGKTVIGVPNYTINGNLEYDVPFVKGLTLVGRVVSTGKQQFNNVNSAHLPAWSRFDLGARYTFLVHNKPLTARFEVDNVGNQRYWASVYQSDLVMGDPQTFKFSVSADL from the coding sequence ATGAGTTTTCGTGTGTTTTGTTTGAATACGCTTTGTGTTTCCAGCTTGCTTGCAGGCATTGCAGAAGGCGTTTTTTTTCCTGGTTATGTGCAGGCAGAAGATATCAAGCCGTCACATAAGCCAGTTCATGCACCTCTTTCGGATACAAAACAGCCGAGTGCAGGCCAGACAAAAAAAACGATACAGGGGCAAAACAAGCAAACAACAGATACAGTTGCAGCCAAGCAAGAAGATCTGGTTGTTAAAGCATCGCGCAGTAACCGTATGTATGTGACGAATGGAGGAGATCTGGGGGTTTTAGGGCATAAAAAGGGCTTAGATGTTCCGTTTAATATACGAAGCTATAATTCCAGCCTTATCTTGAACCAGCAGTCTCAAACGCTTGGTGATGTTTTGCTGAATGATCCAACCGTTCGCACAACTATGGGGTATGGTAATTACGCCCAGCTTTTCCAGATACGTGGTTTTACCCTGTATGGCGATGATATTGCGATTGATGGCTTGTATGGCGTTACACCGCGCCAGCTTGTTTCTCCTCAGCTCTATGATTCAGTGCAGGTTCTTAATGGCGCCAGTGCATTTTTGAACGGTGCGGCGCCGGGCGGTTCTGCCATTGGCGGGAATGTAAATCTTATTCCCAAACGTGCGGCATCTACCGATATCACCCGCGTTACAGGTGATTATACAAGTAGCGGGCAGGGCGGTGGCGCTTTTGATTTAAGCCGTCGGTTTGGTAAAGATCGCGCCTATGGTTTCCGCTTCAATGCCGCTGGCATGGATGGTGAAACACCTATCAAAGGAGAACGGCATGATGACATCGCCCTTGGTGGTTCCTTTGATTGGCATAATGATGATACGCGCATCAATATGAATATGAACTACCAGAAACAGCAGGTTTTTGGTGGGCGTAGCGCCATTATTGTTTCCAGCCTTGCAACAGATATGCCTACACCAAAGGCTACCTCTCCCTCCAAAAACTGGGGGCAGCGCTGGGCTTACACAGATCTCTCCTATCTGTTTGGCACGCTGAATATTGAACATGACTTTGGCGAGCACATTACCACCTACGCAAAGTTTGGTGCCCAAAGTGGAAACGAAATGGGTAATTACGCCACAACCACACTAAGCAATTCTCGTACAGGGGATGGCTCTGTGGGGGCTATGGCGGATGCTTATAATGTTATGAACGAGGCAACGCAGGCTGGGGTGCGTGCCCATGTAAATACAGGCTTTATCAAGCATGAAATCAATGCGGGTGGTTCTGCAATCTGGGAAGAATCAGACGCAGCTTATGCTATGAGTCTGGTAGGGGAGTCCGGGAATATTTATCACCCAACTCAGTTTACGCCCAATGAGACGTTTGCCGGAGGCAATTTGCGCAACCCAGGGCGCGTTTCATGGAACAAACTCTATAGCTTGTTTTTGTCTGATACGATGACATTCTGGCATGACCGTATCGCGTTGACAGGTGGCTTCCGGTATCAGGATATCCTATCAGATTCTTATAATTACGGGAGCGGAAGTCTGCTTTCGCATTATAATGCTTCAGCTTTTTCGCCTGTTATCGGCCTTGTAGTGCACCCGGTTAAGAATGTTGCGTTGTATTTCAACCGTATTCAGGGGCTTTCTGCTGGCACCACTGTTGGTTCTACCTATGTAAATGCAGGGCAAACCTTTGCGCCGTATCAGAGCACGCAGTACGAGGTTGGTGCCAAGTACGACGTGGGGCGTTTTTCTGCCGGTGTCGCATTTTTCCAGACATCCATGCCGTATGGTATGACAGAACCTTACGGAGATACGGGTGAATCTATCTATACCCAAAGCGGCAAGCAGAGAAACCGGGGTATGGAACTGACATTTAATGGAGAAATCCTGCGTGGGTTGCGGTTTAACGGAGGCCTTACGCTGATTGATGCCAAACAGGTGCATACAGCCGGAGGTGAATATAATGGCAAGACCGTTATTGGTGTTCCAAACTATACAATTAACGGAAATCTGGAATATGATGTGCCCTTCGTAAAAGGGCTAACGCTTGTTGGCCGAGTTGTTAGTACTGGCAAGCAGCAGTTCAATAACGTCAATTCAGCCCACCTGCCTGCATGGTCTCGGTTTGATCTGGGGGCACGTTATACCTTTTTGGTTCATAACAAGCCCCTTACGGCACGGTTTGAAGTCGATAACGTTGGAAACCAACGGTATTGGGCTTCTGTTTATCAGAGCGATCTGGTTATGGGGGATCCGCAAACATTTAAGTTTTCTGTAAGTGCTGATCTCTGA
- a CDS encoding mechanosensitive ion channel family protein → MIMENQVHSIWSQLSGLLPVLLGYASQFVLALIVLFVGWKVVNAVTRAMGRMMTASHIEPTLRGFLLSVVGLFLKALLLISVASMVGIATTSFVAVLGAAGLAVGMALQGSLANFAGGVLILLFRPFKVGDSITAGGSSGTVTSIEMFRTVLLDANHEIIYVPNGTLSNNIVINSSESDRLLGSVSLLIDYNDDLDKARTLLLGLTEQDPQVLKDPAASVSFLPKPANIQVTLGFWCAPGDVSSLVAKYSEDSIKVLQREGYRLGVTARAAA, encoded by the coding sequence ATGATTATGGAAAATCAGGTTCATTCAATTTGGTCGCAATTAAGCGGGCTGTTGCCTGTATTGTTAGGGTATGCAAGCCAGTTTGTTCTGGCATTGATTGTTCTTTTTGTGGGCTGGAAAGTTGTTAACGCTGTAACGCGGGCAATGGGCCGGATGATGACCGCCAGCCATATAGAACCAACACTGCGTGGTTTTTTGCTAAGTGTTGTTGGCCTGTTCCTAAAAGCTCTTTTGCTCATCAGCGTAGCTTCTATGGTTGGCATTGCTACAACGTCGTTTGTTGCGGTGTTGGGTGCAGCGGGCTTGGCTGTTGGTATGGCATTGCAAGGCAGCCTTGCGAACTTTGCCGGCGGTGTTTTGATTCTGCTTTTCCGTCCTTTCAAGGTAGGGGATTCCATTACTGCGGGTGGTAGCTCGGGCACAGTGACATCAATCGAAATGTTTCGCACTGTGCTGCTGGATGCAAACCACGAGATTATTTACGTTCCTAATGGAACACTCTCAAACAACATTGTTATTAACAGCTCGGAATCAGATCGGCTTCTGGGCTCGGTCAGTTTGCTGATTGATTACAATGATGATCTCGATAAAGCGCGGACACTATTGCTGGGGCTGACAGAGCAGGATCCGCAGGTTCTGAAAGACCCGGCTGCTTCGGTTTCCTTTTTGCCCAAGCCTGCAAATATTCAGGTTACTCTGGGGTTCTGGTGTGCTCCTGGTGATGTTTCCTCCCTCGTGGCAAAATATTCCGAGGATTCAATCAAGGTGCTTCAGCGGGAAGGTTATCGCTTGGGGGTAACTGCACGAGCTGCCGCGTAA
- a CDS encoding PQQ-dependent sugar dehydrogenase codes for MKTWVYWGGVGVLSLAVMSAAGWKLLLHPEAAELPIAAGLGPSPDLPKPNHTLFPTVNIATPMGWSGTQTPSPAQGLAVTAYAKNLNHPRWLYKLPNGDILVAESNSPKTDVKSVKNRIAGLVMGKAGAGDSSPNRIILLRDTSGSGAADTRTVFLDHLYSPFGMALIGNNLYVANANEILRFPYHDGDTQINTPGTKVVDLPAGYNHHWTKNLLASPDGSFLYVTIGSNSNVADNGMEVEEGRARIDKLDLSTGKLTPYATGLRNPNGLAFEPDSGALWVAVNERDEIGSDLVPDYITAVKEGAFYGWPYSYYGQHVDSRVSPQRPDLVAQAVVPDYAVGAHTASIGIAFSHDAMQLPDVWRHGLFVAQHGSWNRRPKSGYKVIYVPFADGRPAGMPIDVLTGFLTPDESHVHGRPVGLALDRAGALLVADDVGNVVWRVIGQNP; via the coding sequence ATGAAAACATGGGTGTACTGGGGTGGTGTCGGAGTGCTGAGCCTTGCGGTTATGAGTGCCGCTGGGTGGAAACTTTTGCTGCATCCAGAAGCAGCAGAGTTGCCCATTGCAGCCGGGTTGGGCCCTAGTCCTGATCTTCCCAAACCCAACCATACCTTGTTCCCAACAGTTAATATTGCAACGCCTATGGGGTGGTCGGGCACACAAACACCATCGCCCGCGCAGGGGTTGGCTGTTACAGCTTATGCAAAAAACCTGAACCACCCCCGATGGCTCTATAAGTTACCCAATGGTGACATTCTGGTGGCCGAGAGCAACTCCCCCAAAACGGACGTTAAAAGCGTTAAAAATCGTATTGCCGGGCTTGTAATGGGCAAGGCCGGTGCGGGCGATAGCAGCCCGAACCGGATTATTCTGCTGCGTGATACATCAGGGAGCGGAGCCGCAGATACGCGCACGGTTTTTCTGGATCATCTTTATTCTCCCTTTGGAATGGCGCTTATAGGGAATAATCTGTATGTCGCTAATGCCAATGAGATTTTGCGCTTTCCTTATCACGATGGTGATACACAGATTAATACGCCCGGCACCAAAGTGGTGGATCTACCTGCTGGATATAACCATCATTGGACCAAAAACTTGCTTGCAAGCCCAGATGGCAGCTTTTTGTATGTAACTATCGGATCTAACAGCAATGTTGCTGATAATGGAATGGAGGTTGAAGAGGGCCGGGCACGGATAGACAAACTTGACCTGTCCACAGGAAAGCTCACTCCATATGCAACCGGATTGCGTAACCCAAATGGCTTGGCCTTTGAGCCAGACAGCGGAGCCCTATGGGTGGCGGTGAATGAGCGGGATGAAATAGGGAGTGATCTTGTGCCCGATTACATTACCGCCGTGAAGGAAGGCGCATTTTATGGCTGGCCTTACAGTTATTACGGCCAGCATGTTGATAGCCGTGTTTCACCTCAACGTCCGGATCTTGTAGCGCAAGCGGTTGTGCCTGATTATGCTGTTGGTGCGCATACAGCTTCTATTGGTATTGCGTTTTCTCATGATGCCATGCAACTCCCTGACGTATGGCGGCATGGATTGTTTGTGGCGCAACATGGATCTTGGAACCGTAGGCCTAAAAGTGGCTATAAGGTAATCTATGTGCCGTTTGCCGATGGGCGGCCAGCAGGAATGCCTATTGATGTGCTTACGGGCTTTTTGACACCAGATGAATCACATGTGCATGGCCGACCAGTTGGTCTTGCGCTTGATCGTGCAGGCGCGTTGCTGGTTGCTGATGATGTTGGCAATGTTGTGTGGCGTGTCATAGGCCAGAACCCGTAA
- the cydB gene encoding cytochrome d ubiquinol oxidase subunit II, with amino-acid sequence MELYAILKIVWAVMLGVLFIGLGTMVGMDMGVGTLLRFVGRNDAERRTALNIIGPHWDGNQVWFILGGGAIFAAFPTLYGTSFSVFYVVMITLLFSMILRPVAFEYRSKADSKLWRASWDWVFLVSGFVPMFIYGAAFGNILEGVGYHFGWTGQYYQDESFLSYLLNPFAVLCGFMSVSLSIYQGGAMLMLRADNPIWARARHYAIAGGIFAAILFVAGGIWMQFLPGFVMTGPVNPAMPANPLHGQSVAIVAGGWMHNFRHHPALWLLPLMGVGCMLAGSAMLAAGRTVVAWWLGLGAWAGTITTVGCAMFPFLMPSSTVPNQSLTVWNSTASEYGLGCMLAVAAIFVPIILSYTSWCYYVMRGKVHTADVVNDTHSY; translated from the coding sequence ATGGAACTTTACGCGATACTGAAGATAGTTTGGGCCGTTATGTTGGGTGTGCTGTTTATTGGCCTTGGCACCATGGTTGGTATGGATATGGGGGTAGGCACATTGCTGCGCTTTGTAGGGCGCAATGATGCCGAACGCCGTACAGCACTCAACATTATTGGCCCGCATTGGGATGGTAACCAAGTCTGGTTTATTTTAGGGGGAGGGGCAATTTTTGCCGCTTTTCCTACACTCTACGGCACATCATTTTCGGTTTTTTATGTGGTTATGATTACCCTGCTGTTCAGCATGATTTTGCGGCCTGTAGCGTTTGAATATCGTTCCAAGGCAGATAGCAAGTTGTGGCGCGCAAGCTGGGACTGGGTATTTCTTGTTTCGGGCTTTGTGCCAATGTTTATCTATGGCGCAGCGTTTGGGAATATTCTGGAAGGAGTAGGATACCATTTTGGCTGGACGGGGCAGTATTATCAGGATGAATCCTTCCTGTCTTATCTGCTTAATCCCTTTGCCGTTTTATGTGGTTTTATGTCTGTCAGCCTAAGTATTTATCAAGGCGGCGCCATGCTGATGTTGCGGGCTGATAATCCCATTTGGGCACGTGCACGGCATTATGCCATTGCCGGAGGTATATTTGCGGCCATCCTGTTTGTGGCTGGTGGCATATGGATGCAGTTTCTGCCCGGATTTGTTATGACAGGCCCGGTTAATCCGGCCATGCCAGCAAATCCTCTACATGGTCAATCTGTGGCAATTGTTGCTGGGGGGTGGATGCATAATTTCCGTCATCATCCTGCCTTATGGCTGTTACCACTTATGGGGGTAGGCTGCATGCTGGCTGGTTCTGCAATGCTGGCGGCTGGCCGTACTGTGGTTGCGTGGTGGTTAGGTTTGGGCGCATGGGCCGGTACTATCACGACAGTCGGCTGCGCTATGTTTCCATTTCTTATGCCGTCTTCCACCGTGCCAAACCAAAGTTTGACGGTATGGAACAGCACGGCAAGTGAATACGGCTTAGGCTGCATGCTGGCCGTTGCAGCCATTTTTGTGCCGATTATCCTATCTTATACTTCGTGGTGTTATTACGTCATGCGCGGGAAGGTTCATACCGCTGATGTCGTTAATGATACCCATAGCTACTGA
- a CDS encoding cytochrome ubiquinol oxidase subunit I codes for MEFIDPNVVDLSRFQFALTALYHFMFVPLTLGLTFMLAAMETVYVVTGRQIYKDMAQFWGKLFGINFAIGVATGITMEFEFGTNWSMYSHFFGDMFGTPLAIEGLMAFFMESTFVGLMFFGWDRLSKQAHLAITYLVALGSNLSALWILIANAGMNMPEGAHFDPETMRMQFESFVNLVFNPDAQAKFVHTSVAGYVSAAMFVMGISAFYLLRGQHRQFAARSFRMAALFGIISTVAVITLGDVLGRLDYEKQPTKIAAIEGLWHTSKPPFEPWILAALPDDAKQENHFEVGVPLVLTPLITHTFDQPITGMHELEDAAGPRIRAGIEAVSALRRYGVTHSDADLTLFTQHEQDMGYGLLAARHAPNQDVTNIPEDQIDAVVKATQPDILPNVFVTFWSFRFMVFLSLWFFALFAISAYVSLKRRLEHNKLLLKLCMWSIPLPILATEFGWITAEAGRQPWTVFGWLPTFLSASSHGVSYMVFSLIGFVLLYSVFIAAELYLMFKFARLGPEHDSMEPHAQLHAPKPSAFDMHPTAP; via the coding sequence GTGGAATTTATTGATCCCAATGTCGTTGATCTGTCGCGCTTTCAATTTGCGCTGACGGCATTGTACCATTTTATGTTTGTGCCGCTTACCCTCGGCCTTACATTTATGCTGGCGGCTATGGAGACAGTTTACGTTGTTACTGGCCGGCAGATTTATAAAGATATGGCGCAGTTTTGGGGTAAACTGTTTGGAATAAACTTTGCCATTGGTGTTGCAACTGGCATCACAATGGAATTTGAGTTTGGCACCAATTGGTCCATGTATTCTCATTTTTTCGGGGATATGTTCGGTACACCCTTAGCGATTGAAGGCCTTATGGCCTTTTTTATGGAATCTACATTTGTAGGTCTCATGTTTTTTGGTTGGGATAGGCTGAGCAAGCAGGCGCATCTGGCTATCACTTATTTGGTGGCGTTGGGCTCTAATTTATCAGCCTTATGGATTTTAATTGCCAACGCCGGGATGAATATGCCCGAAGGTGCACATTTTGATCCTGAAACAATGCGGATGCAGTTTGAAAGTTTTGTAAATCTGGTTTTTAACCCAGATGCACAAGCCAAGTTTGTTCATACATCTGTTGCGGGTTACGTCTCGGCAGCAATGTTTGTTATGGGTATTAGTGCTTTTTACCTACTACGCGGTCAGCATCGGCAGTTTGCAGCACGTTCGTTCCGTATGGCAGCGCTGTTTGGCATTATCTCCACTGTGGCTGTTATTACGTTGGGAGATGTATTGGGCCGGTTGGATTATGAAAAACAGCCCACCAAAATTGCGGCAATTGAAGGCCTTTGGCACACCAGTAAACCGCCGTTTGAACCGTGGATTTTGGCGGCTTTGCCAGATGATGCCAAGCAGGAAAACCATTTTGAAGTTGGTGTGCCGCTTGTGCTCACTCCACTGATTACCCATACGTTTGACCAACCCATTACCGGTATGCATGAGCTGGAAGATGCAGCCGGACCGCGTATTCGTGCGGGTATCGAGGCTGTGAGCGCTTTGCGCCGCTATGGTGTTACGCATAGCGATGCAGATCTCACTCTGTTTACACAGCATGAGCAGGATATGGGATACGGCCTGTTGGCCGCACGCCACGCCCCCAATCAGGATGTTACGAACATTCCCGAAGATCAGATTGACGCTGTGGTGAAAGCAACTCAGCCCGATATTCTCCCCAACGTATTTGTTACGTTCTGGTCTTTTCGGTTTATGGTGTTTCTGTCTCTATGGTTTTTCGCGCTGTTTGCCATCTCAGCCTATGTCAGTCTGAAACGTCGGCTAGAGCATAACAAGCTACTTCTAAAACTCTGCATGTGGTCAATTCCTTTGCCAATTTTGGCAACAGAATTTGGATGGATTACTGCTGAAGCAGGCCGTCAGCCGTGGACAGTGTTCGGATGGTTGCCCACCTTCCTTTCCGCCTCAAGCCATGGCGTGTCTTACATGGTGTTTTCGCTTATTGGTTTTGTGCTGCTTTATAGTGTGTTTATTGCCGCAGAACTTTACCTCATGTTCAAGTTCGCGCGTCTGGGGCCAGAACACGACAGCATGGAACCACATGCTCAACTGCATGCTCCCAAACCGTCAGCCTTTGACATGCACCCTACGGCCCCCTGA